A window of Paraburkholderia bryophila contains these coding sequences:
- a CDS encoding APC family permease produces MSIAAEPAPSTELRKGALGLGFIIFFVISAAGPLVAIAGGFPIGIMLGNGAGTPALLIATVVILLMFSAGYTAMSRHVTNAGGFYAFTARGLGGTAGGAAALIALLGYNTMQIGLYGMFGAVASGFLSVHFNLAVPWWVCSLAAMASIGVFGYRQIDLSAKVLSLLVFGEYIVVLILDLAILKSGGDSGIDTVSFTPHAFMSGTPAIGFLFCFASFIGFEATTIYSEEAKDPQRTVPLATYISVLLIGVFYAFSVWCMVIGAGSGKIVKTLTALSDPTTFLYTLSDHYASKTLTTAMSVLFITSVYAGLLAFHNSASRYFFATGREGLLPQALGRTHRVHCSPHIGSLLQTALAALVVLVFIVAHADPVLTLFSWLTNVATLCIIALMTLSSAAVLVFFGRMGSHDAGVMRVRVLPVLSGIALAVVLVLAIVNFPLLTGAGAGVSYALTALLPAFAVAGVVAARTLRQRDRDAFERLGRSRL; encoded by the coding sequence ATGAGCATTGCCGCCGAACCGGCGCCGTCCACCGAGTTGCGTAAGGGAGCCCTTGGACTGGGCTTCATCATTTTCTTCGTGATTTCGGCGGCTGGACCGCTGGTCGCGATCGCAGGAGGCTTTCCGATCGGCATCATGCTCGGCAACGGTGCGGGCACGCCGGCACTGCTGATCGCTACCGTGGTGATACTGTTAATGTTTTCCGCCGGCTATACCGCGATGTCGCGTCATGTGACCAACGCAGGCGGCTTCTACGCGTTCACGGCGCGCGGCCTGGGCGGTACGGCGGGCGGCGCGGCGGCACTGATCGCGCTGCTCGGCTACAACACGATGCAGATCGGTCTGTACGGCATGTTCGGCGCGGTCGCTTCGGGCTTCCTGAGCGTTCATTTCAACCTTGCCGTGCCGTGGTGGGTCTGCTCGCTCGCGGCGATGGCCAGCATCGGCGTGTTCGGCTACCGGCAGATCGATCTGTCTGCGAAGGTGTTGTCGCTGCTGGTGTTCGGCGAATACATCGTGGTCTTGATCCTCGATCTGGCGATTCTGAAAAGCGGCGGCGACAGCGGCATCGACACGGTTTCGTTCACGCCGCATGCGTTCATGAGCGGCACGCCGGCCATCGGTTTCCTGTTCTGCTTCGCGAGTTTTATCGGTTTCGAAGCGACCACCATCTATAGTGAAGAGGCGAAAGATCCCCAGCGCACGGTGCCGCTCGCCACCTATATTTCGGTGCTGCTGATCGGTGTGTTCTACGCGTTCTCGGTCTGGTGCATGGTGATCGGTGCGGGCAGCGGGAAGATCGTCAAGACGCTGACCGCGTTGAGCGATCCGACTACGTTTCTCTATACGTTATCCGACCATTACGCCAGCAAGACGTTGACCACGGCAATGAGCGTGCTATTCATTACCAGCGTCTATGCGGGGCTGCTGGCGTTTCATAACTCCGCGTCGCGTTACTTCTTCGCGACCGGTCGGGAAGGTTTGCTGCCGCAAGCGCTGGGCCGTACGCATCGGGTGCACTGTAGTCCGCATATCGGTTCGCTGCTGCAGACGGCACTCGCCGCGCTGGTCGTGCTGGTGTTCATCGTTGCGCATGCCGATCCGGTGCTGACGCTGTTCTCGTGGCTGACCAATGTGGCGACGTTGTGCATCATCGCGTTGATGACGCTGTCGTCGGCGGCGGTGCTGGTGTTTTTCGGGCGCATGGGTAGCCACGACGCGGGCGTGATGCGCGTACGCGTGCTGCCCGTGCTGTCGGGTATTGCGCTCGCTGTGGTGCTCGTGCTCGCGATCGTGAATTTTCCGCTGCTAACCGGGGCTGGCGCAGGGGTGTCGTATGCGTTGACCGCGTTGTTGCCTGCGTTCGCCGTGGCCGGTGTGGTTGCGGCCAGGACGCTGCGGCAGCGCGACCGTGATGCGTTCGAGCGGCTGGGGCGGTCGCGGTTGTGA
- a CDS encoding DSD1 family PLP-dependent enzyme yields MKLDHIETPAALIDVARMQKNIARMQGQMNTLGVAFRPHVKTTKCIDVVRAQIAAGARGITVSTLKEAEAFFAAGVADILYAVSMVPAKLPRALALRRQGCDLKLVVDNPGAASAIAAFGDQHGETFEVWIEVDTDGHRSGITPEQDTLLVVGLILHDNGVKVGGVMTHAGSSYELDTPEALAALAEQERAGCVRAAERLREAGIACPAVSVGSTPTALAAAQLDGVTEVRAGVYVLFDLVMHNVGVCALDDIALSVLATVIGHQADKGWAILDAGWMALSRDRGTSKQAHDFGYGQPCLLNGTPLAGYVVSGANQEHGILSSTSASTEAEATAGSADDITQRFPLGMKLRILPNHACATGAQFPEYHAVAPDGASVEWRRFHGW; encoded by the coding sequence ATGAAACTCGACCATATTGAAACGCCCGCCGCGCTGATCGACGTCGCGCGCATGCAGAAGAACATCGCTCGCATGCAGGGGCAGATGAACACGCTGGGCGTGGCGTTCCGCCCGCATGTGAAAACCACCAAATGTATCGACGTGGTCCGCGCGCAGATCGCCGCCGGCGCGCGCGGCATTACGGTATCCACGCTGAAGGAAGCGGAGGCGTTTTTCGCGGCCGGGGTCGCCGACATTCTGTACGCGGTCAGCATGGTGCCCGCCAAGTTGCCGCGCGCGTTGGCGTTGCGTCGCCAGGGCTGCGATCTGAAGCTGGTGGTGGACAACCCGGGCGCCGCGTCGGCGATTGCCGCGTTCGGCGACCAGCACGGTGAAACGTTCGAGGTGTGGATCGAGGTCGACACCGACGGACACCGCTCCGGCATCACGCCCGAACAGGACACCTTGCTCGTGGTCGGCCTGATTCTGCATGACAACGGCGTCAAGGTAGGCGGCGTGATGACGCACGCCGGCTCCAGCTACGAACTCGATACGCCCGAAGCGCTCGCCGCGCTCGCGGAGCAGGAACGGGCGGGCTGCGTGCGCGCGGCGGAACGGCTGCGCGAAGCCGGCATTGCGTGCCCCGCCGTCAGCGTGGGGTCGACGCCGACCGCGCTGGCCGCCGCGCAACTAGACGGCGTGACCGAAGTACGCGCCGGCGTCTACGTGCTGTTCGATCTGGTCATGCACAACGTCGGCGTCTGCGCGCTCGACGACATCGCGCTGAGCGTGCTCGCCACCGTGATCGGTCATCAGGCGGACAAGGGCTGGGCGATTCTCGACGCGGGCTGGATGGCGTTGAGCCGCGATCGCGGCACGTCGAAGCAGGCGCACGATTTCGGTTACGGCCAGCCGTGTTTGCTGAACGGCACGCCGCTAGCCGGATACGTGGTGAGCGGCGCGAATCAGGAGCACGGGATTCTGTCGTCGACGTCGGCCTCAACCGAAGCCGAAGCAACCGCCGGTTCCGCCGACGACATCACCCAGCGCTTTCCGCTCGGCATGAAGCTGCGCATTCTGCCGAATCACGCTTGCGCAACCGGCGCGCAGTTTCCCGAGTATCACGCGGTCGCGCCGGACGGCGCCAGCGTGGAATGGCGACGCTTTCACGGCTGGTGA
- a CDS encoding HAD family hydrolase yields MTDTSAPAAYPKAVLFDLLTALLDSWTSWNHAAGSEQSGRAWRAAYLRLTYGCGRYVPYEQLVRDAAKEVGLPESAPLALEADWLKLAPWSGAVDALQALVPHCKLAVVTNCSARLGKQAANLFPVRWDAIVTAEEAGVYKPDPLPYRLALDQLGVQAHEAAFVAGSSYDMFGTAAVGLRTYWHNRVGLPLVGGAQPPEIESPALDLLTPWLRRFGPN; encoded by the coding sequence ATGACTGACACATCCGCACCCGCCGCCTACCCGAAAGCGGTGCTCTTCGACCTTCTGACCGCACTGCTCGACTCGTGGACGTCGTGGAACCACGCCGCCGGGTCCGAACAAAGCGGCCGTGCATGGCGGGCCGCCTATCTGCGTCTAACCTACGGCTGCGGCCGATACGTTCCGTATGAACAACTGGTGCGCGACGCCGCCAAAGAAGTCGGTCTGCCCGAATCCGCGCCGCTCGCGCTCGAAGCCGACTGGCTAAAGCTTGCCCCCTGGAGCGGCGCCGTCGACGCGTTGCAGGCGCTTGTGCCGCATTGCAAACTGGCTGTCGTCACCAACTGCTCCGCGCGCCTCGGCAAGCAGGCGGCGAATCTGTTCCCGGTTCGCTGGGACGCCATCGTGACCGCCGAAGAAGCCGGCGTGTACAAACCCGATCCGCTGCCCTATCGGCTCGCCCTCGACCAACTCGGCGTGCAAGCGCACGAAGCCGCGTTCGTCGCGGGCTCCAGCTACGACATGTTCGGCACCGCCGCCGTCGGCTTGCGAACATACTGGCACAACCGCGTCGGCTTACCGCTCGTCGGCGGCGCGCAGCCGCCCGAGATCGAGTCGCCCGCGCTCGATCTGCTGACGCCGTGGCTGCGCCGCTTCGGCCCGAACTGA
- a CDS encoding LysR family transcriptional regulator: MNDSTDIRFLLTIRDSGSLIAAARKLGLSPSAVTQRLQQLEKKLGTQLVNRTARRLQFTEEGTLLCERGAELVQQFDALFDDLQMRRGGLIGTLKINAPLGFGRRHLAPAIAAFQQEHPDIDVALTLSDQPLTETMDRFDIVVHIGELPVSNRVGYTIAPNARFVCAAPSLIRRVGTPESPEELSRLPCIVLRENNEDVTLWQFSKGRTRHSVRVAPRMSCNDGDVIRQWACEGRGVILRSEWDVADDIAKGKLVRLLPGWKTPDANVIALTHQRTGLPARTRHFMQYLQGRFRPLPPWRR, translated from the coding sequence ATGAACGATTCGACCGATATCCGTTTCCTGCTGACCATTCGCGACAGCGGCAGCCTGATCGCCGCAGCGCGAAAACTAGGGCTATCGCCGTCGGCGGTGACACAGCGTCTTCAGCAACTCGAAAAGAAGTTGGGCACGCAACTGGTCAACCGCACCGCGCGCCGCCTGCAATTCACGGAAGAAGGCACCTTGCTGTGCGAGCGCGGCGCCGAACTCGTCCAGCAGTTCGACGCCTTATTCGACGATTTGCAGATGCGCCGCGGCGGCCTGATCGGCACGCTGAAAATCAATGCGCCGCTCGGTTTCGGCCGGCGCCATCTCGCGCCGGCAATTGCGGCCTTCCAGCAGGAGCACCCGGATATCGACGTGGCGCTCACGCTATCCGACCAGCCGTTGACCGAGACGATGGATCGCTTCGACATCGTCGTGCATATCGGCGAACTGCCGGTGTCGAATCGGGTCGGCTACACGATCGCGCCGAATGCGCGCTTCGTCTGCGCGGCGCCTTCCCTGATCCGGCGTGTCGGCACGCCGGAGTCGCCGGAGGAATTGAGCCGGCTGCCCTGCATCGTGCTGCGCGAAAATAACGAAGACGTCACGCTCTGGCAGTTCAGCAAAGGCCGCACGCGCCACAGCGTACGCGTGGCGCCGCGTATGAGCTGCAACGACGGCGACGTGATCCGACAGTGGGCGTGCGAAGGTCGCGGCGTGATTCTGCGCTCGGAATGGGATGTCGCCGACGACATCGCCAAAGGCAAGCTGGTGCGTCTGCTACCGGGATGGAAAACGCCGGATGCCAACGTGATCGCGCTCACGCATCAACGCACCGGACTGCCGGCGCGCACCCGTCATTTCATGCAGTATCTGCAGGGCCGTTTCAGGCCGCTGCCGCCGTGGCGGCGCTGA
- a CDS encoding CoA-acylating methylmalonate-semialdehyde dehydrogenase, with the protein MNAVNEQAKLSVQQLGHHIGGAPVAATSGRFKDVFNPATGKVTGSVALASVEEVDAAVQAAKAAFPAWSETAPLKRARILFKFKELLNQHHDELAMLITREHGKVFTDAQGEVVRGIEVVEFACGIPNLLKTDFTDQIGGGIDNWNLRQALGVVAGITPFNFPVMVPMWMFPVALACGNTFVLKPSERDPSASLRIAELLKEAGLPDGVFNVVNGDKVAVDALIEHPDVAALSFVGSTPIAEYIHAEASKRGKRVQALGGAKNHLVVMPDADLDQAVDALIGAAYGSAGERCMAISVAVAVGHVADTLIEKLVPRVKSLVIKNGEHLDAEMGPLVTAEHKAKVAGYIASGVEEGAKLIVDGRTHPVANEAGFFIGGTLFDNVGTEMKIYQEEIFGPVLAVVRVPDFASAVALINAHEFGNGVSLFTSDGGVARAFGRQIQVGMVGINVPIPVPMAWHSFGGWKRSLFGDHHAYGEEGVRFYTRYKSIMQRWPDSIAKGAEFTMPVAK; encoded by the coding sequence ATGAATGCAGTGAACGAGCAGGCGAAGCTGTCGGTGCAGCAGTTGGGCCACCATATCGGCGGCGCGCCGGTTGCGGCGACCAGCGGCCGCTTCAAGGACGTGTTCAATCCGGCCACCGGCAAGGTGACCGGTTCGGTTGCGCTGGCCTCGGTCGAGGAAGTGGACGCGGCCGTGCAGGCCGCCAAGGCCGCGTTCCCGGCGTGGAGCGAAACGGCACCGCTCAAGCGTGCACGCATTCTGTTCAAGTTCAAGGAATTGCTGAACCAGCACCACGACGAACTCGCCATGCTGATCACGCGCGAACACGGCAAGGTGTTCACGGACGCGCAAGGCGAAGTGGTGCGCGGTATCGAAGTAGTCGAGTTCGCATGCGGCATTCCGAACCTGCTGAAGACCGACTTTACCGACCAGATCGGCGGTGGCATCGACAACTGGAATCTGCGTCAGGCGCTCGGCGTGGTCGCGGGCATCACGCCGTTCAATTTCCCGGTCATGGTGCCGATGTGGATGTTCCCGGTCGCGCTGGCCTGCGGCAATACGTTCGTGCTGAAGCCGTCGGAGCGCGATCCTTCCGCGTCGCTGCGTATCGCGGAGTTGCTGAAGGAAGCCGGCCTGCCGGACGGCGTGTTCAACGTCGTGAACGGCGACAAGGTGGCGGTCGACGCGCTGATCGAGCACCCGGACGTCGCGGCACTGTCGTTCGTCGGCTCCACGCCGATCGCCGAATACATCCACGCGGAAGCGTCGAAGCGCGGCAAGCGCGTGCAGGCGCTCGGCGGCGCGAAGAATCACCTCGTGGTGATGCCGGACGCGGATCTGGACCAGGCGGTCGACGCGCTGATCGGCGCGGCCTACGGATCGGCAGGCGAGCGCTGCATGGCGATTTCGGTAGCGGTGGCGGTGGGCCATGTTGCCGATACGCTGATCGAGAAGCTGGTGCCGCGCGTCAAGTCGCTGGTGATCAAGAACGGCGAGCATCTCGATGCGGAGATGGGTCCGCTGGTGACTGCCGAACATAAGGCCAAGGTGGCCGGTTATATCGCTTCGGGCGTGGAGGAAGGCGCGAAGCTGATCGTCGACGGGCGCACGCACCCGGTGGCGAATGAGGCGGGTTTCTTTATCGGCGGCACGTTGTTCGATAACGTCGGGACCGAAATGAAGATCTATCAGGAAGAGATCTTCGGCCCGGTGCTGGCAGTGGTGCGCGTGCCCGATTTCGCGAGCGCGGTCGCGTTGATCAACGCGCATGAGTTCGGTAACGGCGTGTCGTTGTTCACGTCCGACGGCGGCGTGGCGCGCGCGTTCGGCCGGCAGATTCAGGTCGGCATGGTCGGCATCAACGTGCCGATTCCGGTGCCGATGGCATGGCACTCGTTCGGCGGCTGGAAGCGCTCGCTGTTCGGCGATCATCATGCGTATGGCGAAGAGGGCGTGCGCTTCTATACGCGCTACAAGAGCATCATGCAGCGCTGGCCGGATAGCATCGCGAAGGGTGCGGAATTCACGATGCCGGTGGCGAAGTAA
- a CDS encoding type VI secretion system Vgr family protein yields the protein MKLTDLIQAIRSDLIQHERLLKTDIPSLPANTLLPRRAVTVAELGRDFSVTIDMVSVDSDIELKTLMSQPMTLWIQQADKSYLPINGYVHRFRRLGTNGDLTSYQISFASWLHFLRLRSDMRIWQDRSVDDIISDVFNEHPQAQGKFIFALSRSLPLLSYCRQSETDWNFVHRLMESEGLYGFFRYSADGQSHTFVITDDLRYVDEISPVRYYGSDIRGSDVDALTLWSGSRTLQSAAYATRTSDYKNPPIPARPKGTLVHARPNQGALPSQTEIFEYTGSYTYRDSERGHALSKIRVEEWESRAKRFHGVGGLPGIDAGRVFQLVDHPEHDREPEEQRKFVALKVWRYLENNLPVSRQEPDYPHSLKRELKQAMAGRADDESLKIRHFDGSEGCSLVEIEAQRTTVPYRSPFEHKKPVMHLETAIVVGPKGEEVYTDELNRIKVVFLWDRHNPGNAGASCWIRAAQADTGAGYGGVHVPRVGEELIIDHVGGDCDRPLAVHRVYNGAVRPAWHTNGILSGYRSKEYHGSDFSHFVMDDATGQTRAQLLNSGSNGITLLQIGYLIDQSGNTRGDYLGSGFDLKTDAWGAIRANRGLYLSTYAKPSGSQPLDARETQEQLGNSASLLKTLADASEQIQAESLKPGHQELKDFSDATRHSVSGTSKGGRTAGGGTGNANVFAKPLLALGSPEHIGFSSKASIHTTADRHINLASGLSTVVAAGKSFIAGAVEKISLFAQRSGIDLFAAKGPVRIQAHDDDIELIAERVIKLLAIKGKVDIAALDGIRLSSGEGYIELAGGDVNIQAPGKISFKGSQYSFEGPGGESYLLPMFRPPYQAQYVLENATDGAPMIHHPYELKLPSGRTLLGRTNYLGETVLVFTSSAQDVHLRALEQDSAEVKPWTFAGGGQADIEADYVGDTGND from the coding sequence ATGAAGCTAACCGATTTGATTCAGGCCATTCGCAGCGATCTGATCCAGCATGAGCGACTGCTAAAAACGGATATTCCGTCGCTGCCTGCCAACACGCTGTTACCGCGCCGGGCTGTGACGGTTGCCGAACTCGGTCGCGATTTCAGCGTGACGATCGACATGGTCTCGGTGGACAGCGACATCGAACTCAAGACGTTGATGTCTCAGCCGATGACGCTCTGGATTCAGCAGGCCGACAAATCTTATCTGCCCATCAACGGCTACGTTCATCGCTTCCGGCGACTCGGCACTAACGGCGATCTGACCAGCTATCAGATCAGCTTCGCGTCATGGCTGCATTTTCTGCGCTTGCGCAGCGACATGCGGATCTGGCAGGACCGGTCCGTCGACGACATCATCAGCGACGTATTCAACGAGCACCCGCAGGCGCAGGGCAAATTCATCTTCGCGCTATCGCGCTCCTTGCCGTTGCTGTCGTATTGCCGCCAAAGCGAAACCGACTGGAATTTCGTCCATCGGCTGATGGAGTCGGAGGGGCTATACGGATTCTTCCGGTACAGCGCGGACGGTCAATCGCATACGTTCGTTATTACGGACGATCTGCGGTACGTCGACGAGATATCGCCCGTGCGCTACTACGGGTCCGACATACGTGGCAGCGACGTTGATGCGCTCACGCTGTGGTCGGGTTCGCGCACGCTGCAAAGTGCCGCGTATGCGACACGTACGTCCGATTACAAGAATCCGCCCATACCCGCGCGCCCAAAAGGCACGCTTGTTCACGCTCGCCCGAATCAAGGGGCGTTGCCGTCACAGACTGAAATCTTCGAATACACCGGTTCGTACACGTACCGGGACAGCGAGCGAGGTCATGCGCTGTCGAAGATTCGCGTCGAAGAATGGGAGTCGCGCGCGAAGCGGTTTCATGGCGTAGGCGGTCTGCCCGGTATCGATGCGGGCCGGGTTTTCCAACTGGTGGATCATCCCGAGCATGATCGAGAGCCGGAAGAACAGCGCAAATTCGTTGCGCTCAAGGTATGGCGTTACCTCGAGAACAATCTGCCTGTCTCGCGTCAGGAACCGGATTATCCGCACAGCCTGAAACGCGAGTTGAAGCAAGCGATGGCGGGACGCGCCGACGACGAGTCCTTGAAGATTCGCCATTTCGACGGCAGCGAAGGATGCAGTCTGGTCGAGATCGAAGCACAGCGTACGACGGTGCCGTATCGCAGCCCGTTCGAACATAAAAAACCGGTGATGCATCTCGAGACCGCGATTGTCGTCGGGCCGAAGGGCGAAGAGGTCTACACGGACGAACTGAACCGTATCAAGGTGGTGTTTTTGTGGGACCGGCACAACCCCGGCAACGCGGGCGCGTCATGCTGGATTCGCGCCGCGCAGGCCGATACCGGCGCGGGTTATGGCGGCGTGCATGTGCCGCGAGTAGGCGAAGAGTTAATCATCGATCACGTCGGCGGGGATTGCGACAGACCGCTTGCTGTCCATCGCGTCTACAACGGTGCGGTGCGTCCGGCGTGGCACACGAACGGCATTCTTTCGGGCTACCGGTCGAAGGAATATCACGGCTCGGATTTCAGTCACTTCGTCATGGACGATGCAACGGGCCAGACACGCGCTCAATTGTTGAATAGCGGCAGCAACGGCATAACCCTGCTGCAGATAGGCTACCTGATCGATCAGAGCGGCAATACGCGCGGCGACTATCTCGGCTCGGGCTTCGATCTGAAAACGGATGCATGGGGCGCGATACGGGCCAATCGCGGCCTGTATCTGAGCACGTATGCGAAACCGTCGGGCAGCCAGCCGCTCGATGCGCGCGAGACGCAGGAGCAACTCGGCAATTCGGCAAGCCTGCTCAAAACCTTGGCCGACGCGAGCGAACAGATTCAGGCCGAAAGTCTGAAACCGGGGCATCAGGAACTGAAGGACTTTTCGGATGCGACCCGGCACAGCGTGTCAGGCACTTCGAAGGGAGGGCGGACAGCCGGTGGCGGCACCGGCAATGCGAATGTGTTTGCCAAACCGCTGCTGGCGCTTGGAAGCCCAGAGCACATTGGTTTTTCGAGCAAGGCTTCCATTCATACAACTGCCGATCGGCACATCAATCTCGCGAGTGGCCTGAGTACTGTCGTGGCGGCCGGAAAGTCGTTCATTGCGGGTGCGGTCGAGAAGATCAGTTTGTTCGCACAGCGCAGCGGAATTGATCTGTTCGCCGCCAAGGGGCCCGTCCGGATTCAGGCTCACGACGACGATATCGAATTGATCGCCGAGCGGGTGATCAAGCTTCTGGCAATCAAGGGGAAAGTCGATATCGCGGCGCTGGATGGTATCCGGCTGTCGTCAGGTGAAGGTTATATCGAGTTAGCTGGCGGCGACGTCAATATTCAGGCGCCCGGCAAGATCTCTTTCAAGGGAAGTCAGTACAGCTTCGAGGGGCCGGGCGGTGAGTCCTATCTTCTGCCGATGTTCAGACCGCCGTATCAGGCGCAGTACGTTCTAGAAAACGCAACGGACGGCGCGCCGATGATTCACCACCCTTATGAATTGAAGCTGCCTTCCGGGCGCACGTTGCTGGGTCGCACGAATTATCTGGGGGAGACGGTGCTGGTGTTTACGTCCAGTGCGCAGGATGTGCATTTGCGGGCGCTTGAACAGGATTCGGCCGAGGTGAAGCCCTGGACGTTTGCGGGTGGTGGGCAGGCGGATATTGAAGCCGACTATGTGGGCGATACCGGTAACGATTGA
- a CDS encoding VRR-NUC domain-containing protein: protein MGASLKEAGSTCTTVNEKPEYARIPPGKKGYLQEKVEHALQVPKIVYIRLPDGRTTVNLLKQVAMTLAIRYDETKALFYWQYKAEVSFDMWSFTASGGIAAPMPFLSGDKTEGSGRRHSLNPFPPGMKPGFLRRPDLIIVKNPADRWPGRGNVDRDGASHRDNMLRLVEVKFPGDKWGEGQEEAYQMIAGDFKNRMAVIDVSDCNRALEKARQRALANAPAPQSAKGRQRRRVPIRTIAPVTEPVWYEDWWSSAEQHVDEFAEAVAPIWDAVHRGYTYLSEETSAFLHEQAPWIFTAGQWVADKASNAWVWVDETGQEIYRYTMEQLRAGWNEIVRTTDMTWEFLKQIDWAQVAITTLKLLAAIVVVVAAVAIVILIAPVLVAIFSALAAIVATAGAEALAALAIGLGVTTLAAG from the coding sequence ATGGGGGCATCGCTTAAAGAAGCAGGTTCGACCTGCACGACGGTTAATGAGAAACCGGAATACGCGCGTATTCCGCCCGGCAAGAAGGGTTATTTACAGGAGAAGGTCGAGCACGCGTTGCAAGTGCCGAAGATTGTGTACATCCGGTTGCCTGACGGTAGGACGACGGTCAATTTGTTGAAGCAGGTCGCGATGACATTGGCGATTCGCTACGATGAAACGAAGGCGTTGTTTTACTGGCAGTACAAGGCGGAGGTGAGCTTTGATATGTGGTCGTTTACAGCGTCGGGTGGAATCGCTGCACCAATGCCATTTTTGAGCGGCGACAAGACAGAAGGGTCAGGGCGGCGCCACAGTTTGAATCCATTTCCGCCGGGTATGAAACCGGGATTCCTGCGCCGCCCCGACTTGATCATCGTAAAAAATCCGGCGGACCGATGGCCCGGTCGCGGTAACGTCGACCGCGATGGTGCGTCCCATCGCGACAATATGTTGCGATTAGTTGAGGTCAAGTTTCCCGGCGATAAGTGGGGAGAAGGGCAAGAGGAGGCATACCAAATGATCGCAGGCGACTTCAAGAATCGCATGGCGGTGATTGACGTTAGCGATTGCAACCGGGCGTTGGAAAAAGCGCGTCAACGAGCGTTGGCGAACGCGCCTGCTCCGCAGTCAGCTAAGGGAAGGCAACGACGACGCGTGCCTATTCGCACGATTGCACCCGTGACTGAACCTGTCTGGTATGAGGACTGGTGGTCGTCGGCGGAACAGCACGTCGACGAGTTCGCCGAAGCGGTCGCGCCAATATGGGATGCGGTTCATCGCGGCTACACCTATCTGTCCGAAGAAACGAGCGCTTTCCTGCACGAGCAGGCACCTTGGATATTTACTGCCGGTCAGTGGGTTGCGGATAAGGCAAGTAATGCATGGGTATGGGTCGATGAAACGGGGCAGGAAATTTATCGATACACGATGGAGCAACTACGGGCCGGTTGGAACGAGATTGTGCGCACCACCGACATGACTTGGGAATTTCTGAAGCAGATCGATTGGGCTCAGGTCGCCATCACGACGCTCAAGTTACTGGCTGCCATTGTTGTCGTAGTTGCTGCCGTCGCCATTGTCATTCTGATTGCTCCAGTGCTGGTCGCAATCTTTTCCGCGTTGGCTGCCATTGTTGCGACAGCCGGTGCGGAAGCGCTGGCGGCACTGGCAATCGGACTTGGCGTGACGACGCTCGCGGCGGGCTAA